From a single Okeanomitos corallinicola TIOX110 genomic region:
- a CDS encoding protochlorophyllide reductase, producing the protein MEKSTVVITGTSSGVGLYAAKALAATGKWHVVMACRNLEKTQQAAQTAGIPQDSYSIIHLDLASLDSVRKFVQDFRATGKSLDALVCNAAIYMPLLKEPLYSPDGYELSVATNHLGHFLLCNLMLEDLQKSSAAEPRLVILGTVTHNPNELGGKIPPRPDLGDLKGFEAGFKAPQTMIDGKKFEPVKAYKDSKVCNVLTMRELHRRYHESTGITFSSLYPGCVATTPLFRNHYPLFQKLFPLFQKYITGGFVSEELAGKRVADVVTDPAYSESGMYWSWGNRQKKEGKSFVQKVSNEASDDAKAEKMWELSAKLVGLA; encoded by the coding sequence ATGGAAAAATCAACGGTTGTAATTACAGGTACATCCTCTGGTGTGGGTTTGTATGCTGCAAAGGCCTTAGCAGCAACTGGTAAATGGCACGTAGTTATGGCCTGTCGAAATTTGGAAAAAACCCAACAAGCAGCCCAAACTGCGGGAATACCGCAGGATAGCTATAGTATCATACATTTAGACCTGGCTTCTTTAGATAGTGTCAGAAAATTTGTCCAGGACTTTAGAGCTACTGGTAAATCTTTAGATGCTTTGGTTTGCAATGCGGCTATTTATATGCCCTTGCTAAAAGAACCTTTATATAGTCCAGATGGATATGAGTTAAGTGTAGCGACAAACCATTTAGGACATTTTTTACTGTGTAACTTGATGTTGGAAGATTTACAAAAGTCTTCTGCTGCTGAACCCAGACTGGTAATTTTGGGAACTGTCACCCATAACCCCAATGAGTTAGGTGGAAAAATTCCCCCCCGTCCAGATTTGGGAGATTTGAAAGGGTTTGAAGCAGGATTTAAAGCACCTCAAACTATGATTGATGGCAAGAAATTTGAACCTGTTAAGGCCTATAAAGATAGTAAAGTTTGTAACGTCTTGACGATGAGAGAATTACACAGACGCTATCATGAGTCAACTGGTATTACCTTTAGTTCTCTATATCCTGGTTGTGTAGCAACAACCCCCTTATTCCGTAACCATTATCCCCTGTTCCAGAAACTGTTCCCTCTCTTCCAGAAGTACATTACTGGTGGGTTTGTTTCTGAAGAACTAGCTGGTAAAAGAGTAGCCGATGTAGTTACTGATCCAGCTTACAGTGAATCTGGAATGTATTGGAGTTGGGGAAATAGACAGAAAAAAGAAGGTAAGTCCTTTGTGCAAAAAGTTTCCAACGAGGCCAGCGACGATGCAAAAGCTGAAAAGATGTGGGAACTAAGTGCTAAGTTGGTAGGACTAGCTTAA
- a CDS encoding tetratricopeptide repeat protein → MVFRRYLIACGCVGLLSTGCVDVAVSSTEYTKQVVQENNVAQLIAEVQDTQEAKKLLTQGNNFLDANRYKEALALYNQAVELKKDSEEIWVNRGNALIALHRYEEALESYDKAIAIRPNKNEAWYNRGNALSALRRYQEAVKSYDEAIVINPEKFETWINRGIALTKLKRYTEGLASYNQAITLNSNAHQAYYNKACNYALQNNLLLAVEALDKAIKILPEKYKELAKIDTDFDKIRDQKQFQEVLK, encoded by the coding sequence ATGGTTTTTCGGAGATACTTGATTGCCTGTGGATGTGTTGGTCTTTTATCAACAGGATGCGTTGATGTAGCGGTATCATCAACAGAATATACCAAGCAAGTTGTACAAGAAAATAATGTAGCTCAATTAATAGCAGAAGTACAAGATACTCAAGAGGCTAAAAAACTCCTAACTCAAGGCAATAATTTTTTAGATGCTAATCGCTATAAAGAAGCTCTAGCATTGTACAATCAAGCCGTTGAATTGAAAAAAGACAGTGAAGAAATATGGGTAAATAGGGGTAATGCTCTAATCGCTTTACATCGCTATGAAGAAGCTCTAGAATCCTATGATAAAGCGATCGCTATTCGTCCTAATAAAAATGAAGCTTGGTATAATCGGGGAAATGCTTTATCAGCTTTGCGCCGTTATCAAGAAGCCGTCAAATCCTATGATGAAGCCATAGTTATTAATCCAGAAAAGTTTGAAACTTGGATAAATAGAGGAATTGCCTTAACAAAATTAAAAAGATACACAGAAGGTTTAGCATCTTATAACCAAGCAATCACCCTTAACTCAAATGCCCATCAAGCATACTACAATAAAGCTTGTAATTATGCCCTGCAAAACAATCTTTTATTAGCTGTTGAAGCATTAGATAAAGCCATCAAAATTCTCCCTGAAAAATACAAAGAACTA